GTGATAAGTGCATTCCACACCCAGGATGTGTCCATGGCACTTGCATTGAACCATGGCAATGCCTCTGTGAAACCAACTGGGGTGGTCAGCTCTGTGACAAAGGTATGCTAATCTTATGGATAGCCAAGTGTAACACTTCAGTTTTAACACTGGCAAATTTAATGTGGAGAGAGCACACACAGGAGCAAGGGAGGAAGCCTCCTGAAACGTGGTGGGAGGTTTTTGTCCTTTGGCTACTTAGCTGTGTGTCCTCTGCTGTTCTGGTGGTGTTAGTGTATGTGCTTTGCTCTGTCAAGTCCTACTTGTGTGTGCAGACATGTTCTGTAAGGCTGCAGAGCAATAGAGCAAAGCACACAATTGCtaatgttgctgttgtttttcagcCATGGCTTTTTAACACTCCTCACCTCTTTGCAGATCTGAACTACTGTGGAACCCACCCACCCTGTTTGAACGGTGGTACCTGCAGCAACACTGGTCCCGATAAATACCAATGTTCCTGCCCTGAGGGTTACTCGGGACAGAACTGTGAAATCGGTAAGTGTTTGATGCAGCCCTTGAATTGCCACTGATAGTTTGTTCTTCCCAGCTTTTAATGGCTGTGCTTGGATGTATTTTAGGAGTTCAGGGGAAAAGTCTACTTCTAATGTTAACTATGATGTCTGGGCTCACTAAAAAGATCCAGACTTGCTTGTCCATGCTTCATCATGAACAGTCCGTATCTCTGTGCATCAGCCTTCTGCTGATGCAGGGAGATCAATACAAGTTCCCTAGTTTGCCTCTGATTCAGGCAGGTGCAAGTCAAGGGGTTGGTGAGTTAGCACAGAGGATGACTTCCTGCTAGCTGGTAGCTTTTTGATTCACTGCTTGCTCAGGATGGCAGTACGTCAAGGGTGGTGATGGTATATCCAGAGCAGAGGCATGTAGCGGGAGCAAGGGTGGCTTCAGGTGCTATAGTCTCTACCATAACATACTTTATCCTCACACAGCGGAGCATGCCTGTCTCTCTGATCCTTGCCACAACGGAGGAAGCTGCTTGGAAACGTCTACAGGATTTGAGTGTGTGTGCGCGCCTGGCTGGGCTGGACCAACTTGCACTGATAGTAAGGCCTTTGgaaattgtattaaaaatgcGCTAGCTTGCTTGTTTAGATCTCTCTCTCTAATCCCTGGTAAACATACAGGGCAGCCTACTGAACTGTTCCTAGCTTTAGCATCAGTTCTTAGCAGCCATTTCATATCATGGTAGACCCTCTTTTCTTATGCATGTACTGAGGTTTTTGTTAAATGTGAGGGGAAAGAACGGTCAATGGCTTCAGGAGAGAAGCAGAACGTAAAATTTGGGTAGTGTTCTGGCAAGttgttaaaatactgttttgagaGACTGCTTTGTATCAAAATCTGACTTTCACTTCCAAAAGGCCAGGGGTGTTAAGTTTCTTCCATTGTACTTTGAACTCCCCTGTCATACtactacttttctttctttttttttgtagaggaGTTTTTTGCCAAAAATTGGAGTAGACCTAGAAATTCCATGCAGAAGTCCTGTTGTCTGTCTTGTCCTCAGGACAAATCCTAGTAGCAGCAACCATTTATCATTTACTGACGTTTGCCTGTTCGGTAACAGAGCTAAGCTTCTCCTTGTTCTGCATTACAGATATTGATGATTGTTCTCCAAATCCCTGTGGTCATGGAGGAACTTGTCAAGATCTAGTTGATGGATTTAAGTGTATTTGCCCACCTCAGTGGACTGGCAAAACATGCCAACTAGGTAAGaactccttttttcttcatcctgtgttgctccaggtgctgggggAGAGTGGTGGGGAAATGCAGGAAGGTTCATTGTCCAGCAGGCAAGGGCAGTCATGCTCTTTACTTCAGGCATGTTTATAGTTCCGAAGCCTAAGAAATGTAGAAAACTAAACTTCAGTGTTTGCGGGACTGGGGCCTAGAGCAGTCTCAAGGCATAGAGTGGCTTCTTCCTGTTAAAGTTCTTTTGATGCATGCTGAAGGAAATAGTTAACTAAGCCAAACAGAAACACTTGAAATCATAAATGTATTGAAGTGGGGAGGGTGTATGCGTGTGCCTTCCAGTCCCACCCCCacatgtatttctttcttcagcCTGTGAGAAAGTTGCTGTATCTCTTCAGCCATGTCAACTCCTCCAGGCCAAGGAGTTCACAGCTGGGTTCCAAAATGTGGATGATCTCACGAAGAATGAGCTGTCCGCATTCTTTACACAACACGCTAATCCCAATGACCAGGCTGCAGCACTCCTCCTTCAAAATGCTGGACTGagatgtgtgtgtggggggaagtTGCTCTTAATGAGTGGCTGGGTAATTATCAAATAATTAGCGTAGCCTGTATGTTCTAATTGCAGAGAAATTGAAAGAGACTTCAGAGGCTGATGTATGATTGACTTTTGTTCGTTCAAGTCACGCTAATCTGAGCTGTATATTGCAAGTTCTTTTTAGGTCTGAATGAACTGCTGATTATTGCTGTGAAAACAGACTGtagacttttttcttctcctcctacGCTACAAGCCCTGCATTTGGCCATTCACATTGTTTTTCAGATGCGAATGAATGCGAGGGCAAACCCTGTGTCAATGCCAACTCCTGCAGGAACCTGATTGGCAGCTACTATTGTGACTGCATTACTGGCTGGTCTGGCCACAACTGTGATATAAGTAAGGGTCTATATCCTCCAGTTTCTTACAGGTtaattgtgtgtgtatatgtgtatgctCCACTGAGTTCTAAGCTCACGTTTAAACATCAGGCAGAGTCCCAGTAGTTGATGTTTTTAGAAAGGGAGTAGTTGGTGTGGAATGAAAATACACAATTTTATCAAACTCATTAGTCCATAACATAGCTATATTCCGATAAAACGAGTAAAACAATGATGTGAAGTTTCACTATTTCTAGTAAAAGAATTGGGAAAGGTTCCCACCCATTATAATAACCTTATCTTAAGGAAGGCATGCAGGAAACTTGACAAAAGGTTTATCTAGCTgcagttttaaagaaacttgAACTCTATCTACTGTAAAtaaatttttgctttctaaCTACACTAATTTTATTGCAGATATTAATGATTGTCGTGGACAATGTCAGAATGGAGGATCCTGTCGGGTAAGccattcttgttttattttggcttgccagagacTTGCAGCAGTAACTAAAACATTTGAGTCTCAACACAAGTAGTGTGGAAAATAGCAATTAACTGGTATAAATTgtaatttctttgctttaagGGGAGAGGTTATGGCACGTTGAGGCATGTAGGGCTATGCATAGAATagcaaaggcagaaaatatAACTGCAATAAAGAACTCATTTTCACTGCCAGTGTCACCAGTGAATGGGCTCCTTGTATAAACTATCTATTGTAAATAtagatattttgctttaaaaagtagATTAATGTGTCCTACTCAGAATTCTGAAAGTAAGCCATTACGGGCTGGTGTACGTGTATAGATGTATATTTTTTTGTGCAACCCACTCCCCCCCAAATattcttgctttgttttaatttgagcTAGTTTCTTATGTTGGCATTAGACATTGTAGGAGTATATGTTTTtggactctttttttcctcttctctaacGAAAATATgtaaggaaagaggaaaaatcctTAACTTTAAACTTTCTTGTTCCTTCCCAGGACTTGGTTAATGGTTATCGGTGCATCTGTTCACCTGGCTATGCAGGAGATCACTGTGAGAAAGACATCAATGAATGTGCGAGTAACCCTTGCATGAATGGGGGTCACTGCCAGGATGAAATCAATGGATTCCAATGTCTGTGTCCTGCTGGTTTCTCAGGAAACCTCTGTCAGGTAAGAAGCATGGGTGAAAAGCAGGCCCTCAGCCAGTGGTGTTTCTACCAGCACTTTGTATCTGTACACTGAATACCTTGCATCCAGTGAACCATAATATAAGTTGTGCTTGATATCATTGTCAGCCTGCCAAGAAAGTGACTGATTAGTATAtattgggggggtgggggagaaaccaacaaaaaattctcATGGGCTGCTGaagattctttttttgttgAACAGACTGCAAGTGTTTGCATGTCGGGTTTTGTTGCATGCTAACTATTAACTTTCAGGGGCTGTTTAATATCAAGACTGCTGTCTGTTGAAATAGTTGCAAGTCTAACTAAACTCTGTGCGTTATGAACAAGTCATTGAGGCAGTAGATAAAAAGGTCAGATTCCACAATGTCTGCTTGTCATAGTGAGGGAAAGCTATGATAAAACTTCTGTTTCACTCAGCCTTTCCCCTTTCTTacccctcctcttttttttccatttttatttccctttcctttttctgcactGCTTACAGCTGGACATAGATTATTGTGAGCCAAATCCTTGCCAGAACGGTGCCCAGTGCTTCAATCTTGCTATGGACTATTTCTGTAACTGCCCTGAAGACTATGAAGGCAAAAACTGCTCCCACCTGAAAGATCACTGCCGCACAACTCCTTGTGAAGGTTTGTGTTGCCTTGCAGGTGAATGGGAATGACAGACAACAGTTTCTGCTTGTCCCCTGTCCAAAGCTGTAGCGCAGCCGCAGTAGGGGAATGAGTGGAGTAGACTTTGTATAAAGAGCCTGAATTTTGCCCTGTTTTATGCCTCTATTTGTGTGAAAAGATGAGCACTATTTGTAAATAGCAGCTCTTTAAAACATATGTAAAGCATATGCTTTAAATAAGCCACTTTACTGTATATATTCTTGGCTGTGGAAGTGGTCCAGCTAACTTTGGATAAGACACTGATTATTTTATGCACAAATACTTGGTATTGTGTTTTTACTGTAAAGCTGTAGGCATATGCCTGTCTTTTAAACTTCCATCACTGGAAATAAAGACGTTGCTATTAATTTAAGAAATTGGATAGAATGGGCAATCCTCGCTCAGgtctctgttttttttacagtaattgACAGCTGTACAGTGGCAGTAGCTTCTAACAGCACACCAGAAGGGGTTCGTTATATTTCTTCAAATGTCTGTGGTCCTCATGGAAAATGCAAGAGCCAAGCAGGTGGAAAATTTACGTGTGAATGCAACAAAGGATTCACTGGCACCTACTGTCATGAGAGTAAGAGCTAAAAAGACATGTTTTACTGTCCCGTACTGTTCTTGGAAAACTATTCCATCCTTTCCTCACAGATTACTTAAAGGTTTTCTTCCTCTAACACACTGAACCTTGGAACTGTGTTAAGTTTTCATATCCTGGTTGGGCGAGGCAGATTGGAATTTGCTAGGCCTTGGGGAAAGTTCACACTAATGAACCTTCTGGCCTTgaattgtatatttttaaaaaccttaTGTATACAAGGTCTGAGGTATCTAATAGTGGGGTTTAACAAGGATCTTACGGACTcctgatttcttatttttactttttagtaGCAAATTGCTGAGTGATGGGCTCACTGCTTCATCCCTGCATTGTTTTTGAGCTTTTTATCTTATTAACTTTTATCTTACTTACCCCTCCTCTCAAAAGGAGAAGTGGGAGTAGCAGCAAATAGTCTTCAATGAGAAGATAAATTCTAGTAGCTATACTTCCAGTTTGAtgtgttgtttttcccctcttctttcctcctcccctccaaaCTGTTGCAGATATTAATGACTGTGAGAGCAACCCCTGTAAAAATGGTGGCACTTGTATCGATGGCATCAACTCCTACAAATGTATTTGTAGTGATGGATGGGAAGGATCGTATTGTGAAACAAGTAAGTTAACCATTCTTTGCAATAAGAACTCTTGGAGATGTATCAGGAAAGAATGGCCCATACTGTCTTTCAGACGATAGCAAACAATGCCAACTTAACATAAACTTTGCTACAAAGGCTGCAGAGGACAGTGTCATCTTTTTTCCACTGAGTCACATGTCTTTGAATGAGAACTAAACCCAAATTACCACACCACCCTCAGAGTAGAACCTGGCTCTCCTACTGTTCAATTTTTTTGCTGTACCCTTAACTTCCTGTAAGAAACCCTTAGTGTAGAATATTAGGAAGGGCATATCCATATGTCATGCTTGTGTTTCCTCAGTCTTGAGGATAGGAGTAGGCACTCAACTCCTATCCTCTGACTGATAGGATAGTTTACATAATAGatcttttcactttttgtttactgaaacaaaatgaaaacaaactggaGGAACAAGGTGAAATATTCCTTATGTCTATGACAGCACTTAAAGCTTTAATATACTGACCTAAGCATTTAATCCATGATAGAAACTCAAGCCAAAGTTAGGGATAGAACAGGCACCTTTCAGGCATTAAGTGTTTGTCAATTCTGTAAACACTGCTtagcttgtttttctctccttaatATATCTAGATATTAATGACTGCAGTAAAAACCCTTGCCACAATGGAGGAACTTGCCGCGACTTGGTCAATGATTTCTTCTGTGAATGTAAAAATgggtggaaaggaaaaacatgccACTCCCGTAAGTTCAGCAGTTCCAAAACATAACAGGCGTGCTCAGTTACAATGCTTAAACTTGCTGCATTGTATTAAGAAAGCACAGGTATTAAGGATAGTTTGGGTTTTTCATAGGTGACAGCCAGTGCGATGAAGCAACGTGCAATAATGGAGGAACATGTTATGATGAGGGGGACACTTTCAAGTGCATGTGTCCTGCAGGATGGGAAGGAGCCACTTGTAATATAGGTAAATACCCTGCATAATCACAAGGAAGCAGATGCAGCACTGAATCTGTGACCTCAGTTTTTCCTCTTGGCTCAGATTTGAGGGCTTTCTAATAACTTAGTGGCAAATCTCACTTCTGTTACAGCGAGGaacagcagctgcctgccaAACCCCTGCCATAATGGAGGTACCTGTGTAGTCAGTGGGGATTCTTTCACTTGCGTCTGCAAGGAGGGCTGGGAAGGACCCACATGTACTCAGAGTAAGTCATCTCTGCTTGAACTTCTCCAGAGTGTTGCATGATGAGAACATTAGCTCATCCTGTCGCTCTTGGAGTCAAGATTGAAACCAGAAGGGCAAGCTTGTTTGATGTAGGCTTTAGCATCACCtgaatctttgtttttaatgactttATGTGATAGAGCCTTGACCTGGGCATGAGAAAGTTGCAAATGAGTTAAGTGGAGACAGATGttgtcttgttttctccctgcattCTTTTTCTACCAGCAGCTCAGTCTGCTTCCACTTTTTCCCTGTTAGATTCTTTTACAACGATCTCTTCCTGTGTACATGTGTTCCACAATGTAGTTAACAAATTTTGTGGTGGAAGCCTGGAATCAATTTAGTGGAGAATTTCAGCATATTTTTGTTAAAGTTGAGCTACGTGTAACTTGGGCATTAGGGGAAGTTCAGTCATTCTTTACTGACAGTAGAGTTGTATTAGCCAAAGTCTGCATGTTTAATGTTGTTTATCTTCACTTTGCAGACACAAATGACTGCAGTCCTCATCCTTGGTAAGTTTAATATGTTTGTCTttcatcttttgcttttttgctgtCTTAAAATTCTAGATTCTATTTAtctgtagtgtttttttaatacgcataattacttttctttataGTTACAATAGTGGCACTTGTGTGGATGGAGATAACTGGTACCGCTGTGAGTGCGCCCCAGGCTTCGCAGGTCCTGACTGCAGGATCAGTAAGTGTTTCAGTGGCTCTctactttgatttttctgttgcttaaaTCTTGTTGCAAGACAATCAACTTAATGGAGTTAAGTGGTAGATCAGATTTATGATAGATGTCCTATGTCTTCCGTACTTATATCCAGATCTGTAGAGGATGTAGGGAAGGGCAGGAattacactgaaaatgaaagaaatgttgaaTTCCATTCAGCTAAAGCTGAAGCCTCTTGGTGGGCAAAATGCCCTTCAAGATAGTCTTCCCAGTTAGAATATGTTTGTGTGGCACAGGTTTGTGTTTTGACATGAAAGCATGCTAGCCAAAAACCTTGTCAATTAATAATCTACCTACAAGCCCTGAGGTGATGTATGTACTTCCCTGTAATTTAATAATTACAGGTAGGAGGACActaatactatttttttaagtaacagcCATGGAAATAGAAGTTTGATAGTAGCAATACAACTGGAAAGGGGTTTAACACTGCTGTCAGTTGAAGAATTGAGTAGGTGGACAAAACTAGACTCTGTCAAAGGAGAGGATGCATGTTTGTGTGAGAAGGAATGTGTCCTTGCCCTTGAAAAGCTTAAGTAGCTGTAGGGGTCAGGTTTTGATCTTTGTTAGTACCATGCAGCAGAAACTTCAAAGAATTTGCTCTGCGATGTTGCTGGTGCTGCTAAGAATCTGCCCCTGGGTAGACACTAGAAAGTAAACATAAAGCTCCAGTAGGCGAATCCCTCttgagttttctttctgttgaaatAAAAGTATATTACAGAGTaactcttttttccctttttcttctcattataGACATCAATGAATGCCAGTCTTCACCCTGTGCCTTTGGGGCTACTTGCATAGATGAAATTAATGGTTACCGTTGCATTTGTCCACCAGGTCGCAGTGGTCCAGGATGCCAAGAAGGTATTTCAGATGTCATAGCTGGTTATATTGCTTGTAGCAAGACCTGTATAATTGCATGTTAACAGTTTTGTGGTTGtatggggggtgggaggagtgCTAGGTTATTGTTGGTTTGAAGCAAATATGTTCATTGAAGAAGCAAGCTTATCACTGGGTTTAAAGGAACTTAATATAGgggtttttttccacttttttttcctcaagctttTTAACTTTATTAAATCTGTCTTCAGTTACAGGAAGGCCTTGCATTACCACTGTCCGAGTAATGCCAGATGGGGCTAAGTGGGATGATGACTGTAATACCTGTCAGTGCTTGAATGGAAAAGTCACCTGTTCTAAGGTACAActatgctgtgttttgggttATATTGTCTTCATTCTGTAACCAATGGTTACTTATATCAGGATTTATTCTCTTCTAGGTTTGGTGTGGTCCTCGACCTTGTGTAATACATGCCAAAGGTCACAACGAATGCCCATCTGGACATGCTTGTGTTCCTGTTAAAGAAGACCACTGTTTCACTCACCCTTGTGCTGCAGTGGGTGAATGCTGGCCTTCTAATCAACAACCTGTGAAGACCAAATGCAATTCTGATTCTTACTACCAGGACAACTGTGCCAACATCACCTTTACCTTTAATAAGGAAATGATGGCACCAGTAAGTAGCCAAACATAACTCAGTATGCTGTGGCCCACAAGTGCTTGTTTCCCTAGTGTGAAACAACCTACTTGACTGCTAAAAGTATAGTAAAAGCTGATGCTCCTTCATtatcaaagaaaacagaaggtatAGAAGGCTTAATACAAATTTCTACCCTAAATGTTTTTGTGTCCAGAGAAGAACAAAAGCTGGTTTGGAGGGAATTTTACACCCTCACCCCCTTCCCTTGAACTGTTACTTCAGGGCAAACTCTCTTCTGCCTTGATGTAAGccagtatattttattttttatatgtataataaaatgcatatatcATTGTATATACTTATGTGTagatataaataattttgtgtgtATTCATGtgcatgtatatttaaaaaaaaaaaaacaacactttgtCTCCTCCAGGGCCTTACCACAGAACACATTTGCAGTGAATTGAGGAATCTGAATATTCTGAAGAATGTTTCTGTTGAATATTCTATCTATATTACCTGTGAGCCTTCACACTTGGCAAATAACGAAATACATGTTGCTATTGTAAGTATTCCTGGAATATGTTTAAATGTCTTAGTAGTTAATTGCTTGGATATAAGTATAACATGTGGATTTCATAAAAGTTGTAATTCCTGGCTTTGTCAGTACTTCTCATGGTTCAGTTTCCATCCCAGTTCTCTTTTAAGAACAGGGAAGAAATCCTGATTACATGTGCATACCTGAAAGCTACCCCCTGTTAGCAACTGTAATAGGGGACTAAAACACTTTCCAATATGCTCTCTTgagcactgctttttgttttgtttgttttaaggatgAGGACAGAAATCTTGTAATATGAGTTTCTGCCTGTGgctgagatttttgttttgtttctgtttttggtCATTGTTTTAAGTGTGAAAAGTACTGAGAGGCTTAACTGATTGTGAAAGTTTATAAATAGCAGATTACCCACACATCTGATTTGGCATTTGGTGTTAATTGTATGACTTCTTATTTAGTCTGCTGAAGATATAGGTGAAGATGAAAACCCAATCAAAGAAATCACAGATAAGATTATCGACCTTGTCAGTAAGCGTGATGGAAACAACACGCTAATTGCTGCAGTCGCAGAAGTCAGAGTACAACGGCGaccagttaaaaacaaaacaggtaagCTTCCCCCGTCTCCAAGAGCTCATACGCTCTTCATGACTAGAATAGCCTTTCAAAGCAGGTGAAGCTTTTCTTACTTCTGAGATCTGTAGCAACTCTGAGTTTCTCTGCCTGTTGGTCCTGTTAAGTGGGAACAAGGAGGTTTTGCACCAGGATCTTACTactttaaataacatttaaaaaaaaaaaaagttctgcaaATGCTCTAGAACAGTGGCTTAACCCCTTAAAAGGTCTACAGCCCTCTCCATGGAGaaacaaggaggaagaaaggaactGAAGTCTAGCTGGCTCCGAAAGTTCCCATGTATTGACCCAGTGATGACACTGTCCTGAAGTGATGAATTAAATGTCAAGGTCAAAAGCATCCAACTAGTTCCCCTATAGCACCAGGCAGGCAAGGGCATCTTACGGCCAGCCACAAATGGAGAAGTGACTTCAGTAGGAGCATAACCAATTGACCCCCAGGCCAGCAGAGCCATggcagggcagtgcagcagTGCCTGCAATGACCGTCTCTGGGGATGAGAGGAGGACTTTTTCCATGAGGGCTGTCAGCGAGTACTCAGAATACTAAACTCACTTTAAACACCCTGTATTCTAAAAGAGCTGAGGTTATCCTTACATTACTGTCTGGACTCCAGTGTATAAATAAGGCTTAAGAACTGAGATTTCTCTTCTTTGTGAAAAGCCTTGACTGGAACACTTTGT
This genomic stretch from Anser cygnoides isolate HZ-2024a breed goose chromosome 3, Taihu_goose_T2T_genome, whole genome shotgun sequence harbors:
- the JAG1 gene encoding protein jagged-1 isoform X2 codes for the protein MLCVCFSKVTLASGQFELEILSMQNVNGELQNGNCCDGTRNPGDRKCTRDECDTYFKVCLKEYQSRVTAGGPCSFGSKSTPVIGGNTFNLKYSRNNEKNRIVIPFSFAWPRSYTLLVEAWDYNDNSTNPDRIIEKASHSGMINPSRQWQTLKHNAGVAHFEYQIRVTCTEHYYGFGCNKFCRPRDDFFTHHTCDQNGNKTCLEGWMGPECNKAICRQGCSPKHGSCTIPGECRCQYGWQGQYCDKCIPHPGCVHGTCIEPWQCLCETNWGGQLCDKDLNYCGTHPPCLNGGTCSNTGPDKYQCSCPEGYSGQNCEIAEHACLSDPCHNGGSCLETSTGFECVCAPGWAGPTCTDNIDDCSPNPCGHGGTCQDLVDGFKCICPPQWTGKTCQLDANECEGKPCVNANSCRNLIGSYYCDCITGWSGHNCDININDCRGQCQNGGSCRDLVNGYRCICSPGYAGDHCEKDINECASNPCMNGGHCQDEINGFQCLCPAGFSGNLCQLDIDYCEPNPCQNGAQCFNLAMDYFCNCPEDYEGKNCSHLKDHCRTTPCEVIDSCTVAVASNSTPEGVRYISSNVCGPHGKCKSQAGGKFTCECNKGFTGTYCHENINDCESNPCKNGGTCIDGINSYKCICSDGWEGSYCETNINDCSKNPCHNGGTCRDLVNDFFCECKNGWKGKTCHSRDSQCDEATCNNGGTCYDEGDTFKCMCPAGWEGATCNIARNSSCLPNPCHNGGTCVVSGDSFTCVCKEGWEGPTCTQNTNDCSPHPCYNSGTCVDGDNWYRCECAPGFAGPDCRININECQSSPCAFGATCIDEINGYRCICPPGRSGPGCQEVTGRPCITTVRVMPDGAKWDDDCNTCQCLNGKVTCSKVWCGPRPCVIHAKGHNECPSGHACVPVKEDHCFTHPCAAVGECWPSNQQPVKTKCNSDSYYQDNCANITFTFNKEMMAPGLTTEHICSELRNLNILKNVSVEYSIYITCEPSHLANNEIHVAISAEDIGEDENPIKEITDKIIDLVSKRDGNNTLIAAVAEVRVQRRPVKNKTDFLVPLLSSVLTVAWICCLVTVFYWCIRKRRKQSSHTHTASDDNTTNNVREQLNQIKNPIEKHGANTVPIKDYENKNSKIAKIRTHNSEVEEDDMDKHQQKARFAKQPAYTLVDRDEKPPNSTPTKHPNWTNKQDNRDLESAQSLNRMEYIV
- the JAG1 gene encoding protein jagged-1 isoform X1, which gives rise to MRAARRAAGCLGSLGSLGVLLALLALRAQVTLASGQFELEILSMQNVNGELQNGNCCDGTRNPGDRKCTRDECDTYFKVCLKEYQSRVTAGGPCSFGSKSTPVIGGNTFNLKYSRNNEKNRIVIPFSFAWPRSYTLLVEAWDYNDNSTNPDRIIEKASHSGMINPSRQWQTLKHNAGVAHFEYQIRVTCTEHYYGFGCNKFCRPRDDFFTHHTCDQNGNKTCLEGWMGPECNKAICRQGCSPKHGSCTIPGECRCQYGWQGQYCDKCIPHPGCVHGTCIEPWQCLCETNWGGQLCDKDLNYCGTHPPCLNGGTCSNTGPDKYQCSCPEGYSGQNCEIAEHACLSDPCHNGGSCLETSTGFECVCAPGWAGPTCTDNIDDCSPNPCGHGGTCQDLVDGFKCICPPQWTGKTCQLDANECEGKPCVNANSCRNLIGSYYCDCITGWSGHNCDININDCRGQCQNGGSCRDLVNGYRCICSPGYAGDHCEKDINECASNPCMNGGHCQDEINGFQCLCPAGFSGNLCQLDIDYCEPNPCQNGAQCFNLAMDYFCNCPEDYEGKNCSHLKDHCRTTPCEVIDSCTVAVASNSTPEGVRYISSNVCGPHGKCKSQAGGKFTCECNKGFTGTYCHENINDCESNPCKNGGTCIDGINSYKCICSDGWEGSYCETNINDCSKNPCHNGGTCRDLVNDFFCECKNGWKGKTCHSRDSQCDEATCNNGGTCYDEGDTFKCMCPAGWEGATCNIARNSSCLPNPCHNGGTCVVSGDSFTCVCKEGWEGPTCTQNTNDCSPHPCYNSGTCVDGDNWYRCECAPGFAGPDCRININECQSSPCAFGATCIDEINGYRCICPPGRSGPGCQEVTGRPCITTVRVMPDGAKWDDDCNTCQCLNGKVTCSKVWCGPRPCVIHAKGHNECPSGHACVPVKEDHCFTHPCAAVGECWPSNQQPVKTKCNSDSYYQDNCANITFTFNKEMMAPGLTTEHICSELRNLNILKNVSVEYSIYITCEPSHLANNEIHVAISAEDIGEDENPIKEITDKIIDLVSKRDGNNTLIAAVAEVRVQRRPVKNKTDFLVPLLSSVLTVAWICCLVTVFYWCIRKRRKQSSHTHTASDDNTTNNVREQLNQIKNPIEKHGANTVPIKDYENKNSKIAKIRTHNSEVEEDDMDKHQQKARFAKQPAYTLVDRDEKPPNSTPTKHPNWTNKQDNRDLESAQSLNRMEYIV